The Fundulus heteroclitus isolate FHET01 chromosome 13, MU-UCD_Fhet_4.1, whole genome shotgun sequence genome contains a region encoding:
- the LOC118565343 gene encoding uncharacterized protein K02A2.6-like, which produces MAQYQVKPPEQFSFKAEDWTKWIKRFERFRVASGLDVQADENQVNALIYCMGEEAEDILVSLHLSPEQASEYETVKQRFEAHFVARRNVIFERAKFNQRQQEVGESADSFITALHCLAEHCGYGPLHDEMVRDRLVVGLRDLRLSEQLQMDPELTLVKAVAKVKQSELIKKQQELLKTNFKAEVVNTQLDSVHSKPQGGVRVKQNKWQPNQTFKKTRPCSRCGDTKGHAFLQCPAREVICNNCKKKGHFARVCKSKKVHEVCVAAVSEDASSEEIAFLGTLSSDSADSPWMTELKIDNNSAVFKIDTGADVTAVPTHMYEKGQYSDLQNTKKVLMGPGRSQLKVKGKFTATLQRKDKHVMEDIYVVEGLNTPLLSRQAATALQLVARLDVTTLDSKETIKKEFPELFSGLGTMKGEYNIVLKPGAQPFSVSTPRRISLPLLPKVKEELNRMEQQGVISKVEQPTEWCAPMVVVPKRTSERVRICSDLTQLNKSVLRERHQLPSVENTLGQLSGAKVFSKLDANAGFWQIPLSKESSLLTTFITPFGRYCYNRLCFGLSSAPEHFQKRMQQILEGLEGVVCQMDDVLIWGSNQDEHDERLRRALDRLRNAGVTLNDKCEFSMSKIKFLGQVIEANGVSPDPEKVSAVRAMKEPSDISEVRRFLGMANHLGKFLPHLAEKTRPLRELLKKSNMWNWGQQQMLAFESIKQDLTTPPGLALYDPSADTLVSADSSSYGLGAVLLQKKGNADWKPVAYASRALTTTEQRYAQIEKEALATTWACERFAEFLIGKDFHIQTDHKPLVPLFGSRTLDELPPRIQRLRMRLMRFSFTISHVAGKEIATADVLSRAPVAHSGDHLHEEEIDLYADAVVASIPATEKRLKEIQMHQDKDEVLQQLKQFCISGWPNKFDIEKTFQPYLPFAGELTVQNGLLLLGCRLVIPKSLRLDILNKLHEGHLGITKCRERAKQSVWWPGLSKDLSKLVDNCDTCACERIQNKETMLASDLPSRPWCKVGADLFQLGKNQYLVLVDYFSRFFEIAKLSSTTSEAVIDHCKSIFARHGIPEIVRSDNGPQFASVAFQEFAQNWGFSHVTSSPHFPQSNGEVERAIRTIKSLLKKSSDPYLALMAYRASPLANGYSPTELLMGRKIRTTVPVIPSQLEPNRADLGKVRKTEKSYRLRQTQNYNRRHRAFDMPSLQPGDHVWVKDIRQRGTVVSTAGTPRSYIVETPGGSLRRNRYHLSETPVAPQLHVNVPSAENHLTETETTTERLPDSSQQSPQPEKRYPTRVRKPPGYLKDYVT; this is translated from the exons atggccCAATATCAAGTAAAACCGCCTGAGCAGTTCTCATTCAAGGCAGAAGATTGGACAAAGTGGATAAAACGCTTTGAAAGATTTCGGGTCGCCTCAGGTCTGGATGTACAAGCCGACGAGAACCAAGTAAATGCGCTAATCTACTGTATGGGGGAGGAAGCAGAGGATATTTTGGTTTCCCTACACCTCAGTCCGGAACAAGCAAGTGAGTACGAGACAGTCAAACAAAGATTTGAGGCTCACTTTGTAGCTcgaagaaatgttatttttgaaaGAGCAAAGTTCAATCAGCGGCAGCAAGAGGTGGGCGAGTCGGCAGACAGCTTCATCACCGCGCTGCATTGTTTAGCTGAGCACTGTGGATATGGTCCACTGCATGACGAGATG GTGAGAGACAGACTTGTGGTCGGACTCAGAGACTTGCGGTTGTCAGAACAATTACAAATGGATCCAGAATTAACTCTTGTGAAAGCAGTCGCAAAAGTTAAACAGAGTGAACTCATTAAGAAGCAACAAGAGCTATTAAAGACGAACTTCAAGGCAGAAGTCGTGAATACGCAGCTCGACAGTGTGCACTCAAAGCCACAAGGGGGCGTCAgagtcaaacaaaacaaatggcaGCCGAATCAGACGTTTAAAAAAACCCGACCCTGCTCAAGGTGCGGAGACACAAAAGGTCACGCATTTCTCCAATGTCCAGCAAGAGAAGTCATATGCAACAACTGCAAAAAGAAAGGACATTTTGCAAGGGTGTGCAAATCAAAGAAAGTGCATGAAGTATGTGTGGCAGCAGTGTCAGAGGATGCATCTTCAGAGGAGATTGCATTTTTAGGAACATTGTCAAGTGATTCTGCAGACAGTCCATGGATGACAGAATTAAAAATTGACAATAACAGTGCAGTGTTTAAAATTGACACTGGTGCTGATGTGACTGCAGTCCCAACACATATGTATGAGAAGGGACAGTACAGTGACCTACAGAACACTAAAAAAGTGCTCATGGGGCCAGGTAGATCACAACTAAAGGTAAAAGGAAAATTCACAGCTACCTTgcaaagaaaagacaaacacGTAATGGAAGACATATATGTAGTTGAAGGACTAAATACACCTTTGCTGAGTAGGCAAGCAGCTACTGCACTTCAACTAGTTGCAAGGCTTGACGTAACTACTTTGGACTCTAAAGAGACTATTAAAAAGGAGTTTCCAGAGCTCTTTTCAGGACTAGGCACAATGAAAGGAGAATACAACATCGTTCTCAAACCTGGAGCACAACCATTTTCAGTTTCGACACCCAGGCGTATCTCTCTCCCTCTACTGCCAAAAGTAAAAGAGGAGCTGAATCGAATGGAGCAACAAGGAGTCATCTCCAAGGTGGAGCAACCTACAGAATGGTGTGCACCTATGGTGGTGGTTCCAAAGCGCACAAGTGAACGGGTGAGAATCTGCTCGGATCTCACTCAACTGAACAAATCAGTGTTAAGAGAGAGACATCAGCTTCCTTCAGTTGAAAATACTTTAGGTCAGCTCTCCGGTGCCAAGGTATTTTCAAAGCTAGATGCCAATGCTGGTTTCTGGCAAATTCCTCTAAGTAAGGAATCCTCCTTGCTCACGACTTTTATCACTCCCTTTGGTCGCTATTGTTACAATCGTCTTTGTTTTGGACTCTCTTCAGCCCCAGAACATTTCCAAAAACGCATGCAGCAAATTCTGGAGGGCTTGGAGGGAGTTGTTTGTCAAATGGACGATGTTCTAATTTGGGGATCAAACCAGGATGAGCATGATGAGCGGCTAAGAAGAGCGCTTGATCGTTTGAGGAATGCAGGTGTGACACTCAACGATAAATGTGAATTTTCCATGTCAAAAATCAAGTTTCTTGGTCAAGTCATTGAGGCTAACGGGGTCAGTCCAGACCCAGAGAAAGTGAGCGCGGTGAGAGCCATGAAAGAACCAAGTGACATTTCAGAGGTGAGACGTTTTCTAGGCATGGCAAATCACCTGGGAAAGTTTTTGCCTCATTTAGCGGAAAAGACAAGGCCGCTCAGAGAACTTTTGAAAAAGAGTAATATGTGGAATTGGGGACAACAGCAAATGCTGGCTTTTGAGAGCATCAAACAAGATTTGACAACACCCCCAGGACTAGCACTGTATGATCCTTCAGCAGACACGCTGGTCTCTGCTGATTCGTCTTCATATGGTCTCGGAGCCGTCCTACTGCAGAAAAAAGGCAATGCGGACTGGAAGCCAGTAGCGTATGCATCGCGAGCGCTGACCACCACAGAACAACGATATGCACAGATCGAGAAAGAAGCGCTGGCCACTACGTGGGCTTGTGAGAGATTTGCAGAGTTTTTGATCGGGAAAGACTTTCATATACAAACCGATCACAAACCACTTGTTCCACTGTTCGGCTCAAGAACTCTGGATGAACTTCCTCCACGTATTCAGCGTTTGAGAATGAGACTCATGAGATTTTCATTCACAATCTCACATGTAGCAGGCAAGGAAATAGCCACTGCGGATGTTCTTTCAAGAGCACCAGTTGCACATTCCGGGGATCATCTTCACGAGGAGGAGATTGACCTCTACGCAGATGCCGTAGTCGCAAGCATCCCGGCTACTGAGAAGAGACTCAAAGAAATACAAATGCACCAGGACAAGGATGAAGTTCTGCAACAACTGAAGCAGTTTTGCATAAGTGGTTGGCCAAACAAATTTGACATTGAAAAGACGTTTCAACCCTACTTACCTTTCGCAGGTGAGCTTACGGTTCAAAATGGTCTGTTGTTACTTGGGTGTAGATTAGTAATACCAAAGTCACTGAGACTTGATATTCTGAACAAGCTACACGAGGGCCACTTGGGCATCACAAAATGCAGGGAACGTGCTAAACAATCTGTGTGGTGGCCAGGTCTCAGCAAAGATCTGTCAAAACTAGTCGATAACTGTGACACTTGTGCATGTGAGAGAATTCAGAACAAAGAGACAATGTTAGCTTCAGACCTTCCTTCACGTCCATGGTGTAAAGTTGGTGCAGACTTGTTTCAACTTGGTAAGAATCAATACCTAGTACTGGTTGATTACTTTTCCAGGTTCTTTGAAATTGCAAAACTTTCATCTACCACGTCAGAGGCTGTTATTGACCACTGTAAATCTATTTTCGCCAGACATGGCATTCCAGAGATAGTGCGCTCAGACAATGGTCCACAATTTGCATCTGTGGCTTTCCAAGAGTTTGCACAAAATTGGGGCTTTTCACATGTTACATCTAGTCCTCACTTTCCACAAAGCAATGGTGAAGTAGAGCGTGCGATCAGGACGATCAAGAGTTTACTCAAAAAGTCCAGTGATCCGTATTTAGCTCTGATGGCTTATAGAGCATCACCCTTAGCCAATGGGTATAGTCCTACAGAACTACTCATGGGGCGTAAAATACGCACTACTGTCCCTGTGATTCCTTCACAGCTGGAACCAAACAGAGCTGACTTAGGAAAAGtgagaaagacagaaaagagtTATAGATTGAGACAAACACAGAATTACAACAGGAGACACAGAGCTTTTGACATGCCTAGCTTGCAACCAGGAGACCATGTCTGGGTCAAGGACATACGACAGAGGGGAACGGTGGTGTCCACTGCAGGCACTCCCAGGTCTTACATCGTTGAGACACCAGGCGGCAGCCTCAGGAGAAACAGGTATCATCTATCTGAAACACCAGTAGCTCCACAGCTGCACGTTAATGTTCCATCGGCAGAAAACCATCTGACAGAGACTGAAACAACAACTGAGAGACTCCCTGACTCCAGTCAACAGTCTCCACAGCCTGAGAAACGCTATCCTACACGAGTCAGAAAACCACCAGGGTACTTGAAAGACTATGTTACTTGA